A window of the Nyctibius grandis isolate bNycGra1 chromosome 9, bNycGra1.pri, whole genome shotgun sequence genome harbors these coding sequences:
- the RAMP1 gene encoding receptor activity-modifying protein 1 isoform X2, with protein MALLPRRFLCFVLAHHFIAATACQEADYGWMIRHYCLKQFQLSMEGIGQQLWCDWDETLGDKMDGKKREWEDCGRFSGSEKPHLVLKNVQGCRRRSSPRLPWGSPWDLSSSVDTFGGSIQMWSRCGADLAFDPGLVQA; from the exons CCCATCACTTCATCGCGGCGACGGCGTGCCAGGAGGCGGACTATGGCTGGATGATCCGGCACTACTGCCTGAAGCAGTTCCAGCTCAGCATGGAGGGCAttgggcagcagctctggtgcGACTGGGACGAGACCCTGGG TGACAAAATGGACgggaagaaaagagagtggGAAGACTGTGGGAGGTTTTCTGGTTCTGAGAAACCTCATCTGGTCCTCAAAAATGTCCAGGGCTGCCGCCGTCGCTCCAGTCCCCGACTGCCTTGGGGGTCTCCATGGGACCTGTCCTCCTCTGTCGACACCTTTGGAGGCAGCATCCAGATGTGGTCCAGATGTG GGGCTGACTTGGCTTTTGATCCTGGTTTGGTGCAAGCTTGA